The Blochmannia endosymbiont of Camponotus sp. genome includes a window with the following:
- the lepB gene encoding signal peptidase I: MISTFSLVLVIITGISGIFWGIKQLYIIICNHNQHKKIFLQKSNNIYQQSKNTYSLIISYCSKISEFVSSLFPILLLVFIIRSFIFEPFRIPSGSMMPTLLIGDFILVKKFIYGIKNPVTQKTLINTGHPKRGDVIVFKYPKNPTLNYIKRVIGEPGDKIIYNIITKQLTIYPNYINHIKYIQQPLPITYNNISPSNFIQIFSSDANGKVNSSFIKIKSQKKNPHGIRLIQTTESFNGIEHNILTMIPPGDQNLTKMYDQHTKHLVSEWLVPTDEYFVMGDNRDNSADSRYWGFVPERNIVGKAIIIWMNIKKREEGIWPISIQMNRIGKIQ; this comes from the coding sequence ATGATTAGCACATTTTCTTTGGTCTTGGTAATTATTACGGGAATATCAGGTATTTTCTGGGGAATAAAACAACTATATATAATAATATGTAATCATAATCAGCATAAAAAAATATTTCTTCAAAAATCAAATAATATTTATCAACAATCAAAAAATACTTATTCATTAATAATTTCATATTGTTCAAAAATTTCTGAATTTGTATCCTCACTTTTTCCAATATTATTATTAGTATTCATAATACGATCATTTATTTTTGAGCCATTCCGGATACCTTCTGGATCCATGATGCCAACTTTATTAATAGGAGATTTCATTTTAGTAAAAAAGTTTATATATGGTATCAAAAATCCCGTTACTCAAAAAACATTAATTAATACTGGACATCCAAAACGTGGAGACGTAATAGTATTTAAGTATCCTAAAAATCCTACGCTAAACTATATTAAACGAGTGATTGGAGAACCAGGAGACAAAATAATCTATAATATTATTACTAAGCAATTAACAATATATCCTAATTATATTAATCACATTAAGTATATACAACAACCATTACCAATTACTTACAATAATATTTCCCCCAGTAATTTTATTCAAATATTTAGCAGCGATGCAAATGGCAAGGTCAATTCTTCTTTTATCAAAATAAAATCACAGAAAAAAAATCCGCATGGTATTCGGTTAATCCAAACTACAGAATCATTCAATGGAATAGAACATAATATTTTAACAATGATACCACCTGGTGATCAAAATCTAACAAAAATGTATGACCAACATACGAAACACTTAGTATCTGAATGGTTAGTACCTACAGATGAGTATTTTGTAATGGGAGATAATAGAGATAACAGCGCAGATAGTCGTTACTGGGGATTTGTTCCTGAGCGTAATATAGTAGGAAAAGCAATAATAATTTGGATGAATATAAAAAAACGAGAAGAAGGAATATGGCCAATTAGTATACAAATGAATAGAATAGGCAAGATACAATGA
- the lepA gene encoding translation elongation factor 4: protein MIKYIRNFSIIAHIDHGKSTLSDRFIQTCGGLNAREMTPQVLDSMELERERGITIKSQNVTLNYTSKHGQSYQLNLIDTPGHVDFAYEVSRSLAACEGAVLVVDVTQGVEAQTVANYQIATKMNLEVVIALNKIDLSTADPIRVSQEIKNIIGINADNAIQCSAKTGYGIPELLERLICDIPHPKGNSYAPLQALIIDSWFNKYLGVVSLICIKNGKLNKGDILQSMNTGQKYTVDQMGIFTPKQVRREILDCGEVGWLVCSNKNIMRTPVGDTLTLSTRPANNVCHSFKKLQPYVYAGLFPVGPKNQKIFNDALFKLSLNDASLFYEPERSEFLGLGFRCGFLGLLHMEIIQERLKREYSLNLIVTAPMVIYEILTTDNQIIYIDSPSKLLALTKIKEIREPIVLCNILLPKKYVGEIISLCTKKRGAQISMKYHDNQIMITYELPMSEIILDFFDQIKSASHGYASFEYKFSHFQTSSIVCIEILINKQRIDALSVITHQRKSIYRGHILVKKLQKLIPRQQFDIVIQATIGKRIISRDTVKQLRKNVLKKCHGGDVTRKKKLLYNQKEGKKRMKKIGNVNVPHTVFLEIFDVNNNKKNN from the coding sequence ATGATAAAATATATACGTAATTTTTCTATTATTGCACACATTGATCATGGAAAGTCAACATTATCTGATCGATTTATCCAAACTTGTGGAGGATTAAACGCACGTGAAATGACTCCTCAAGTATTAGATTCTATGGAATTAGAACGAGAACGTGGCATTACAATAAAATCACAAAATGTAACACTAAATTATACATCTAAACATGGCCAATCTTATCAATTAAATCTTATTGATACTCCAGGACATGTTGATTTTGCTTATGAAGTATCTCGATCTCTAGCAGCATGCGAAGGCGCTGTATTAGTAGTAGATGTTACGCAAGGAGTTGAAGCGCAAACCGTGGCTAATTATCAAATTGCTACAAAAATGAATTTAGAGGTCGTTATAGCATTAAATAAAATCGATTTATCAACAGCAGATCCTATCCGAGTATCTCAAGAAATTAAAAATATTATCGGCATCAATGCAGATAATGCAATACAATGCTCAGCTAAAACTGGCTATGGCATACCAGAATTACTAGAACGTTTAATTTGTGATATTCCACATCCTAAAGGAAATTCATATGCTCCCCTGCAAGCACTAATTATCGATTCTTGGTTTAATAAATATTTAGGTGTTGTATCATTAATATGTATTAAAAACGGAAAATTAAATAAAGGCGATATATTACAATCTATGAATACAGGCCAAAAATATACTGTTGATCAGATGGGTATTTTTACTCCAAAACAAGTAAGACGTGAAATATTAGATTGTGGAGAGGTGGGTTGGTTAGTTTGCTCCAACAAAAATATTATGCGCACTCCTGTAGGAGATACATTAACTCTGTCAACTCGTCCCGCAAACAATGTGTGCCATAGTTTTAAAAAACTGCAACCTTACGTTTATGCAGGATTATTTCCTGTGGGCCCTAAAAATCAAAAAATTTTTAATGATGCTCTATTTAAACTTAGTTTAAACGATGCTTCTTTATTTTATGAACCAGAAAGGTCAGAATTTTTAGGTTTGGGTTTTCGTTGTGGATTCCTTGGATTATTACACATGGAAATTATACAAGAAAGATTAAAACGTGAATATTCGCTTAATCTAATTGTTACAGCTCCAATGGTAATTTATGAAATATTAACTACTGACAATCAAATAATATACATAGATAGTCCATCAAAACTACTTGCCCTAACAAAAATTAAAGAAATACGTGAACCTATTGTTTTGTGTAATATATTACTTCCAAAAAAATATGTTGGAGAAATTATTTCCTTATGTACTAAAAAAAGAGGGGCTCAAATTTCCATGAAATATCATGATAATCAGATCATGATAACTTACGAATTACCTATGTCTGAAATAATATTAGATTTTTTTGATCAGATAAAATCAGCATCCCATGGATATGCCTCGTTTGAATATAAATTCAGTCACTTTCAAACATCAAGTATAGTATGTATAGAAATATTAATTAACAAACAACGTATTGACGCATTATCAGTAATCACTCATCAAAGAAAATCTATATATCGTGGACATATATTAGTGAAAAAATTACAAAAATTAATACCAAGACAACAATTTGACATTGTCATTCAAGCAACTATTGGTAAACGAATAATATCTCGCGATACTGTCAAGCAATTACGCAAAAATGTTTTAAAAAAATGTCATGGAGGTGATGTAACTCGAAAGAAAAAATTATTGTATAATCAAAAAGAAGGAAAAAAACGCATGAAAAAAATAGGTAACGTTAATGTACCGCATACTGTGTTTCTAGAAATTTTTGATGTCAATAACAATAAAAAAAATAACTAA
- the ung gene encoding uracil-DNA glycosylase: MMKGLTWRYFLSEEKKLSYFKNILSYLEEQKKKGIVYYPKQKDIFNAFRFTSFESVKVVIIGQDPYHGPNQAHGLAFSVLPGVLIPPSLRNIYKELVSDIPDFIIPNHGCLKNWANEGVLLLNSVLTVEAGKSYSHAHIGWELFTDKVIHILSIYKEKIVFMLWGRYAQKKGNIINKKKHYILTASHPSPISAQYGFLGCRHFSRANMFLMQQDKQIINWQPKIGD, encoded by the coding sequence GTGATGAAAGGATTAACTTGGCGATATTTTTTATCAGAAGAAAAAAAATTATCATATTTTAAGAATATATTGTCTTATTTAGAAGAACAGAAAAAGAAAGGAATCGTTTATTATCCAAAACAAAAAGATATTTTTAATGCGTTTCGTTTTACTAGTTTTGAATCTGTTAAAGTTGTTATTATAGGGCAAGATCCTTATCATGGACCAAATCAAGCGCATGGGCTTGCGTTTTCTGTATTACCTGGTGTTTTAATACCTCCTTCTTTAAGAAATATTTATAAAGAACTCGTGTCTGATATACCCGATTTTATTATACCAAATCATGGTTGTTTGAAAAATTGGGCAAATGAAGGGGTATTGTTATTGAATAGTGTTTTGACTGTTGAAGCAGGAAAAAGTTATTCTCACGCTCATATTGGATGGGAATTATTTACAGATAAAGTAATACATATACTTAGCATTTATAAAGAAAAAATTGTATTTATGTTATGGGGGCGATATGCTCAAAAAAAAGGGAATATAATTAATAAAAAAAAACATTATATTTTAACTGCATCACATCCTTCACCTATATCAGCTCAGTATGGGTTTTTAGGATGCCGGCATTTTTCTAGAGCTAATATGTTTTTAATGCAACAAGATAAACAGATTATTAATTGGCAACCTAAAATAGGTGACTGA
- the grpE gene encoding nucleotide exchange factor GrpE, whose translation MIDNNIKNNINEHISQDKKIEKEELLESNSTADNIIDPKNDQIVKLKIKLAQLQEHERDTVLRLTAEIENIRRRNTQEIEKIHKFGLERFIFELLPVIDNLERTLNISDHSNTSLSPIIEGIELTLKSFLDTVYKFGLESIHEIYVPFDPEIHQAISMIESEDQKPNQVLTIIQKGYILNGRLIRPAMVTVSKDKC comes from the coding sequence ATGATAGACAACAATATAAAAAACAATATTAACGAACATATCTCACAGGATAAAAAAATAGAAAAAGAAGAACTATTAGAATCTAATTCTACAGCAGATAATATTATTGATCCAAAAAATGATCAAATTGTTAAACTAAAAATCAAATTAGCTCAACTTCAAGAACATGAACGTGATACCGTACTACGTCTAACAGCTGAAATAGAAAATATTCGTAGGCGTAATACCCAAGAAATAGAAAAAATCCATAAATTTGGATTGGAACGGTTCATATTTGAATTACTACCAGTCATTGATAATTTAGAACGTACATTGAATATTTCGGATCATTCTAATACTTCATTATCTCCTATAATAGAAGGAATTGAACTAACATTAAAATCGTTTTTAGATACTGTATACAAATTCGGACTAGAATCTATACACGAAATTTATGTTCCATTTGATCCTGAAATACATCAAGCAATATCTATGATAGAATCTGAAGATCAAAAACCAAATCAAGTATTAACAATTATTCAAAAAGGATATATTCTTAATGGTAGATTAATTAGACCTGCTATGGTTACAGTATCAAAAGATAAATGCTAA